Proteins from one Xiphophorus hellerii strain 12219 chromosome 8, Xiphophorus_hellerii-4.1, whole genome shotgun sequence genomic window:
- the LOC116724867 gene encoding heat shock protein 30-like: MLCSHGFPSALSPFMDFSWPGRSLWPEVRPLFYQQHVMQRDLQELHSSLQLMDKLQRQILEDTEPFRNSVALQPVSYQLDKEGEHFGLTLDTQGFSPEDLSVRQVGRKLRVSGKTEKKQEDGKGSYSYSLQEFRQEFDLPEGVNHEDVSCHLSPDGKLHIQAAKVPCFKGTERELTIKRSSEEEPQQSVCSQAEDSRAETQNGS; encoded by the coding sequence ATGCTGTGCTCTCATGGATTCCCATCTGCCCTCAGTCCATTCATGGACTTCTCCTGGCCTGGACGCAGTCTGTGGCCAGAGGTCAGACCTCTGTTCTACCAGCAGCATGTCATGCAGAGAGACCTACAGGAGCTGCACAGCAGTCTGCAGCTGATGGACAAACTTCAACGCCAGATCCTGGAGGACACAGAGCCTTTCAGGAACAGCGTGGCTCTGCAGCCAGTCTCCTACCAGCTGGACAAAGAGGGAGAGCACTTTGGCCTGACCCTGGACACTCAGGGCTTTTCTCCAGAAGATCTGTCAGTCCGGCAGGTGGGCAGGAAGCTGAGAGTCAGCGGGAAGACGGAGAAGAAACAAGAGGACGGGAAAGGCTCCTATTCTTACAGCCTGCAGGAGTTCAGACAGGAGTTTGATCTGCCTGAAGGGGTGAACCATGAAGACGTCAGCTGCCATCTTTCTCCAGATGGAAAACTCCACATCCAGGCAGCCAAAGTTCCTTGTTTCAAGGGGACAGAGAGAGAGCTGACTATCAAGAGGAGCTCAGAGGAGGAACCACAGCAGAGTGTGTGTTCACAGGCAGaagacagcagagcagaaacacagaacGGATCAtag
- the LOC116724424 gene encoding heat shock protein 30-like: MLCSHGFPSALSPFMDFSWPVRSLWPEVRPLFYQQHVMQRDLQELHSSLQLMDKLQCQILEDTEPFSSSVALQPVSYQLDKEGEHFGLTLDTQGFSPEDLSVRQVGRKLRVSGKTERKQEDGKGSYSYSLQEFRQEFDLPEGVNHEDVSCHLSPDGKLHIQSAKVPCIEGTERELTIKRSSEEEPQQSVCSQAEDSRAEEEI; this comes from the coding sequence ATGCTGTGCTCTCATGGATTCCCATCTGCCCTCAGTCCATTCATGGACTTCTCCTGGCCTGTACGCAGTCTGTGGCCAGAGGTCAGACCTCTGTTCTACCAGCAGCATGTCATGCAGAGAGACCTACAGGAGCTGCACAGCAGTCTGCAGCTGATGGACAAACTTCAATGTCAGATCCTGGAGGACACAGAGCCTTTCAGCAGCAGTGTGGCTCTGCAGCCAGTCTCCTACCAGCTGGACAAAGAGGGAGAGCACTTTGGCCTGACCCTGGACACTCAGGGCTTTTCTCCAGAAGATCTGTCAGTCCGGCAGGTGGGCAGGAAACTGAGAGTCAGCGGAAAGACAGAGAGGAAACAAGAGGACGGGAAAGGCTCCTACTCTTACAGCCTGCAGGAGTTCAGACAGGAGTTTGATCTGCCTGAAGGGGTGAACCATGAAGACGTCAGCTGCCATCTTTCTCCAGATGGAAAGCTCCACATCCAATCCGCCAAAGTTCCTTGTATCGAGGGGACAGAAAGAGAGCTGACTATCAAGAGGAGCTCAGAGGAGGAACCACAGCAGAGTGTTTGTTCACAGGCAGAAGACagcagagcagaggaagaaatATGA
- the LOC116723894 gene encoding heat shock protein 30-like, whose translation MLCSHGFPSALSPFMDFSWPVRSLWPEVRPLFYQQHVMQRDLQELRSSLQLMDKLQRQILEDTEPFRNSVVLQPVSYQLDKEGEHFGLTLDTQGFSPEDLSVRQVGRKLRVSGKKERKQEDGKGSYSYSLQEFRQEFDLPEGVKHEDVSCHLSPDGKLHIQAAKVPCIEGTERELTIKRSSEEEPQQRTEDKKLW comes from the coding sequence ATGCTGTGCTCTCATGGATTCCCATCTGCCCTCAGTCCATTCATGGACTTCTCCTGGCCTGTACGCAGTCTGTGGCCAGAGGTCAGACCTCTGTTCTACCAGCAGCATGTCATGCAGAGAGACCTACAGGAGCTGCGCAGCAGTCTGCAGCTGATGGACAAACTTCAACGCCAGATCCTGGAGGACACAGAGCCTTTCAGGAACAGCGTGGTTCTGCAGCCAGTCTCCTACCAGCTGGACAAAGAGGGAGAGCACTTTGGCCTAACCCTGGACACTCAGGGCTTTTCTCCAGAAGATCTGTCAGTCCGGCAGGTGGGCAGGAAGCTGAGAGTCAGCGGAAAGAAGGAGAGGAAACAAGAGGACGGGAAAGGCTCCTACTCTTACAGCCTGCAGGAGTTCAGACAGGAGTTTGATCTGCCTGAAGGGGTGAAACATGAAGACGTCAGCTGCCACCTTTCTCCAGATGGAAAACTCCACATCCAGGCAGCCAAAGTTCCTTGTATCGAGGGGACAGAGAGAGAGCTGACTATCAAGAGGAGCTCAGAGGAGGAACCACAGCAGAGAACAGAAGACAAAAAATTGTGGTGA